A single genomic interval of Bacteroidia bacterium harbors:
- a CDS encoding lipoprotein produces the protein MKKIFFFFLSIALLASCSISKRKYLSGYHIDWNTRTKNIATVQSAKKSKPEIQKNISEKNIFESQKAITKKNNLSISTSKNEKVVPKNLSIGKVFFPKLMKPFSLFGDTLKSNQSPINSVRKKEVKNPWLSPLFGGLSLLSSILFLYSFVAGNIGAALLLLILTIILCFITIRKTSEIRHNSNGRYKGLAILAIILVCLSILLLVLIY, from the coding sequence ATGAAAAAAATATTTTTCTTCTTTCTAAGTATTGCTTTGTTGGCAAGTTGCTCCATCAGCAAACGGAAATATCTGTCGGGTTATCACATTGATTGGAACACAAGAACTAAAAATATAGCTACTGTTCAGAGTGCTAAAAAATCAAAACCTGAAATACAGAAAAATATTTCTGAAAAAAACATTTTTGAATCTCAAAAAGCAATCACTAAAAAAAATAATTTGAGCATATCAACATCAAAAAACGAGAAAGTTGTTCCCAAAAATTTATCAATCGGAAAAGTGTTTTTCCCAAAATTAATGAAGCCTTTTAGTCTTTTTGGAGATACATTAAAATCAAATCAATCCCCAATAAACTCTGTACGCAAAAAAGAAGTTAAGAATCCTTGGTTAAGTCCTCTTTTTGGTGGATTATCATTGCTTTCATCTATATTGTTTCTATATTCTTTCGTAGCGGGAAACATTGGTGCAGCACTGCTGTTATTGATATTGACGATAATTTTATGTTTTATAACAATAAGAAAAACGAGCGAAATACGCCATAATTCCAATGGGAGATACAAAGGCTTGGCCATTTTGGCTATAATCTTAGTTTGCCTAAGTATTCTTCTTTTAGTATTAATATACTAA
- a CDS encoding peptidylprolyl isomerase: MNKKLIIGKILLLSVATLFLNSVSAQDNDPVLMTIAGNKIKVSEFETIYKKNTPKDSLNNKNSVNNYLNLFVDYRLKVQEAEDLGMDTTTAFKTELDGYRKQLEKPYLTDKNTDTKLVEEAYDRLKKDIRASHILIRLNEDALPKDTLKAYMKIMEIRSKILKGMSFDEAAREYSEDPSAKTNGGDLGYFTALQMVYPFETMAYKTKVGEISMPVRTRFGYHIIKVNDIRPAEGEIHVAHIMIKTSSKMNPEDSLKAKQKIDEIYQKLQNGGNFSELAKQFSDDKGSAPRGGELPWFGTNQMPPTFEKAAFELQKDSTYSEPIKTRFGWHIIERLGKKELAPFSDMEADLKTKISKDSRSEAGKTVFIANVKKKYDFKQNLKLRDEFYKVVDSTFFEGKWDVAKAKKLDKPMFNLQKKEFTQADFARFLADHQVKRAKTDLKIAVNMMYDQFVNDNCVAYEQSRLDEEYPDFHALMQEYKDGILLFELTDKKVWTKAIQDSVGAKNFYEQNKTKYMWNERADASIYTCLDEKIAKEVKKMLKKKETDTAILAKINKDSQLNLKIESQVYQKKENPLIDANWKEGISENTNVDKNVEFVDVHKIIKPEPKSYEEAKGLITADYQTYLENEWITSLKQKYTVNIDQKVLSSIQ; encoded by the coding sequence ATGAACAAAAAATTAATTATCGGTAAAATATTATTGCTTTCAGTAGCAACTTTGTTTTTAAATAGTGTTTCGGCACAAGACAATGATCCCGTTTTGATGACCATCGCTGGGAATAAAATAAAAGTGTCGGAATTTGAAACGATTTATAAAAAAAATACGCCAAAAGATTCGCTGAATAATAAAAATTCCGTCAATAATTATTTGAATTTATTTGTGGATTATCGTTTAAAAGTTCAGGAAGCTGAAGATTTAGGGATGGATACAACAACGGCATTTAAAACAGAATTAGACGGATATCGGAAACAACTTGAAAAACCTTATTTAACTGATAAAAATACCGATACCAAATTGGTGGAAGAAGCCTACGATCGTTTAAAAAAAGACATTCGTGCAAGCCATATTTTAATTCGATTGAACGAAGACGCACTTCCAAAAGACACATTAAAAGCGTATATGAAAATTATGGAAATACGCTCCAAAATATTAAAGGGAATGTCTTTTGATGAAGCAGCTCGTGAATATTCCGAAGATCCATCTGCAAAAACAAATGGTGGCGATTTAGGCTATTTTACAGCCTTACAAATGGTATATCCTTTTGAAACAATGGCTTACAAAACAAAAGTAGGCGAAATTTCGATGCCGGTTCGCACTCGTTTTGGTTATCACATTATAAAAGTGAACGATATTCGTCCTGCCGAAGGAGAAATTCATGTGGCGCACATTATGATAAAAACGTCTTCTAAAATGAATCCAGAAGATTCGTTAAAAGCGAAACAAAAGATAGATGAAATTTACCAAAAACTTCAAAATGGAGGTAATTTCAGTGAATTGGCAAAACAATTTTCGGACGATAAAGGTTCTGCACCAAGAGGTGGAGAATTACCTTGGTTTGGAACCAATCAAATGCCTCCTACATTTGAAAAAGCAGCTTTCGAATTGCAAAAAGACAGCACGTATTCAGAACCAATCAAAACACGTTTCGGATGGCATATTATTGAGCGTTTAGGTAAAAAAGAGTTGGCTCCTTTCTCAGACATGGAAGCAGATTTGAAAACAAAAATTTCGAAAGATTCTCGTTCGGAAGCTGGGAAAACAGTCTTTATTGCAAACGTGAAAAAGAAATACGATTTTAAACAAAATTTGAAATTGCGTGATGAATTTTACAAAGTAGTGGATTCTACTTTTTTTGAAGGAAAATGGGATGTTGCAAAAGCAAAAAAATTAGATAAACCGATGTTTAATTTACAGAAAAAAGAATTTACACAAGCTGATTTTGCTCGGTTTTTAGCAGATCACCAAGTAAAAAGAGCAAAAACGGATTTGAAAATAGCGGTCAATATGATGTATGATCAATTCGTAAACGACAATTGCGTGGCGTACGAACAATCGCGTTTGGATGAAGAATATCCAGATTTTCATGCCTTGATGCAAGAGTATAAAGATGGTATTTTATTGTTTGAATTAACCGATAAAAAAGTGTGGACAAAAGCCATTCAAGACAGCGTGGGCGCGAAGAATTTTTATGAGCAAAACAAAACAAAATATATGTGGAATGAGCGAGCAGACGCTTCTATTTACACGTGTTTGGACGAAAAAATCGCGAAAGAAGTAAAAAAAATGTTGAAGAAAAAAGAAACCGATACTGCTATTTTAGCGAAAATAAACAAAGACTCACAATTGAATTTAAAAATTGAAAGCCAAGTTTATCAGAAAAAGGAAAATCCATTAATAGATGCCAATTGGAAAGAAGGAATTTCTGAAAATACCAATGTAGATAAAAACGTGGAATTTGTAGATGTACACAAAATAATTAAACCAGAACCAAAATCGTACGAAGAAGCGAAAGGTTTGATTACGGCAGATTATCAAACGTATTTGGAAAATGAATGGATTACTTCATTGAAACAAAAATATACTGTGAACATCGATCAAAAAGTGCTTTCATCCATTCAATAA
- the ffh gene encoding signal recognition particle protein — MFENLSDKFDRAFKILKGQGKITEVNVAETLKEVRRALLDADVNYKVAKTFTDTVKEKALGQNVLTAISPGQLMIKITHEELAKLMGGQKTDIKLGGNPTVILMSGLQGSGKTTFTGKLAYHLKNKRNKNPLVVACDVYRPAAVEQLKILSEQIGVDVFFDIESKDPVSIAKKAIQQAKANGNTVVIIDTAGRLAMDEAMMNEIGALKKAIDPDEILFVVDAMTGQDAVNTAKAFNDRLDFDGVILTKMDGDTRGGAALSIRSVVNKPIKFVGTGEKMDAMDVFYPERMADRILGMGDVVTLVERAQEQFDSEASRKLQKRIAKNQFSFNDFLAQMQQIKKMGNIKDLVGMIPGIGKAAKDIDIKEDAFTGIEAIIYSMTPFERENPDVLSGSRKKRIADGSGKTIQDVNKLMKQFEDTRKMMKLMSNKQNMMKMMKNMPKM, encoded by the coding sequence ATGTTTGAAAATTTAAGCGATAAGTTCGATAGGGCATTTAAAATCCTGAAAGGACAAGGCAAAATAACCGAAGTAAACGTTGCAGAAACGCTGAAAGAAGTGCGCAGAGCTTTGTTGGACGCCGACGTAAATTATAAAGTTGCCAAAACATTTACCGATACCGTAAAAGAAAAAGCGCTCGGACAAAATGTTTTAACGGCTATTTCGCCAGGACAATTGATGATAAAAATTACGCATGAGGAATTGGCAAAACTCATGGGCGGACAAAAAACAGATATTAAATTAGGTGGAAATCCGACCGTTATTTTAATGTCTGGGTTGCAAGGGTCTGGTAAAACTACTTTTACAGGTAAGTTAGCCTATCATCTTAAAAATAAGCGAAATAAGAACCCGCTGGTAGTTGCGTGCGATGTGTATCGTCCGGCAGCTGTGGAGCAATTAAAAATACTTTCCGAACAAATTGGTGTGGATGTTTTTTTCGATATCGAAAGTAAAGATCCAGTAAGCATCGCTAAAAAAGCCATTCAGCAAGCAAAAGCAAACGGGAATACCGTCGTGATTATTGATACCGCTGGTCGTTTGGCGATGGACGAAGCCATGATGAACGAAATTGGTGCCTTGAAAAAAGCTATTGATCCAGATGAAATATTATTTGTGGTGGATGCAATGACTGGTCAAGATGCAGTAAACACAGCCAAAGCATTTAATGATCGTTTGGATTTTGACGGAGTTATTCTTACCAAAATGGACGGTGATACGCGTGGTGGAGCGGCGCTTTCGATTCGATCGGTTGTAAATAAACCGATTAAATTTGTGGGAACGGGTGAAAAAATGGACGCGATGGATGTTTTTTATCCAGAGCGGATGGCGGATCGTATTTTGGGAATGGGCGATGTGGTTACGTTGGTGGAACGTGCTCAAGAGCAATTTGATTCGGAAGCGTCACGGAAATTGCAAAAACGCATCGCTAAAAATCAATTCAGTTTCAATGATTTTTTAGCACAAATGCAGCAGATTAAGAAAATGGGAAATATCAAAGATTTGGTGGGAATGATTCCTGGAATAGGGAAAGCTGCGAAAGATATAGACATCAAAGAAGACGCATTTACAGGAATTGAAGCCATTATTTATTCGATGACTCCTTTTGAGCGCGAAAACCCAGATGTATTGAGCGGAAGTCGTAAAAAAAGAATTGCGGATGGCAGCGGGAAAACGATTCAAGATGTGAACAAATTAATGAAGCAATTTGAAGACACACGAAAAATGATGAAATTGATGTCGAATAAACAAAATATGATGAAAATGATGAAAAATATGCCGAAGATGTAA